From Methanosarcina lacustris Z-7289, one genomic window encodes:
- a CDS encoding DHH family phosphoesterase, with protein sequence MQVDEAEFYNRLLDYRNILYLCHRNADPDAVSSAFALSEALGGTVGLVDGCNRVASVLIDRLGINVVDKPDPANYGFVVVVDTSTKAQLNDIELTSYCVIDHHTTTALTENAEFYLHRNSTSTVEIIYDILKAMGAPINRRVGISMLTGIVTDTGHFKHASVDTFRTVAKIIADSGVEYGEVLDLMAATPQDISMRIAILKAASRIEFERVGEMLIVTSHVSSFGGSASSMLINIGADVAFVGTTKGESVRVSARAKRDAVNIGVNLGQLMEDLSNEYNGTGGGHSGAAGIDIIANIDEVLHKCREMTKKILENTLGTTSIEISEDEIEVNDDE encoded by the coding sequence ATGCAAGTTGATGAAGCGGAGTTTTACAACCGGCTCCTAGACTATCGAAACATTTTGTATCTGTGCCACCGGAATGCAGATCCGGATGCTGTAAGCAGTGCTTTTGCTCTTTCTGAGGCACTTGGAGGCACAGTAGGACTCGTAGACGGCTGCAACCGTGTGGCGTCCGTCCTTATCGACAGGCTCGGAATAAATGTAGTGGATAAGCCAGACCCTGCAAATTACGGTTTTGTTGTTGTGGTTGACACTTCAACAAAAGCGCAGCTAAACGACATCGAACTGACCAGTTACTGCGTAATTGATCACCATACAACCACCGCCCTTACCGAGAATGCAGAATTTTACCTCCACAGGAACTCGACCTCAACTGTAGAGATAATCTATGATATTTTAAAAGCAATGGGAGCCCCGATTAACCGAAGGGTGGGAATCAGCATGCTCACAGGAATCGTAACAGACACCGGGCATTTCAAGCACGCATCTGTTGACACTTTCCGAACAGTCGCAAAAATCATTGCGGATAGCGGAGTTGAGTACGGAGAAGTGCTTGACCTGATGGCTGCAACCCCCCAGGATATCTCAATGCGCATAGCTATCCTGAAAGCAGCAAGCAGGATTGAATTTGAGAGAGTCGGAGAGATGCTGATAGTTACATCCCATGTGAGTTCTTTTGGGGGCTCTGCATCTTCCATGCTTATCAACATCGGAGCAGATGTGGCTTTTGTTGGCACTACCAAAGGAGAAAGCGTCAGGGTAAGTGCAAGGGCAAAACGTGATGCTGTAAATATAGGGGTCAACCTTGGTCAACTGATGGAAGATCTCAGTAATGAATATAATGGTACAGGAGGCGGACATTCAGGAGCTGCTGGAATAGATATAATCGCAAATATAGATGAAGTACTGCATAAATGCAGGGAAATGACAAAGAAAATCCTTGAAAATACCCTTGGAACAACCTCAATAGAGATTTCTGAGGATGAAATTGAAGTCAATGACGATGAATAA
- a CDS encoding DMT family transporter, whose protein sequence is MDLKALKAQESKRKISKGYMWAFFCAVFWGIWYLPGTVVWVLNPFDEMYSAIAETGGDGTALIITAVLITAFNALTVMLALMLWNGVLGKYGELGRTLKEFHPCSKWFFLASIFGGPMAILGSFIAMGFIGGAFAAVAALLYPVVGSVLAYYWYGEKISRRAAIGIGVIIVGGVTIFGGGLLTELSSGNVQWIGYLGGLMAAAGWGIEGAIAGKGLDISEPDVGLTLRFLGENIIWWIIIVPILAIFGYPMYSFALQAFEPFTMLVLIFAGITFGFCYVCWYKSFPLIGVGRGQGIGNLYGLFAIIFIFLFFGDVPQWTILVGGTLCVIGSFVMFTEDTSALETLRGE, encoded by the coding sequence ATGGATCTGAAAGCTTTGAAAGCACAGGAAAGCAAACGAAAAATCAGTAAAGGGTACATGTGGGCTTTTTTTTGTGCTGTGTTCTGGGGCATCTGGTATCTGCCGGGAACTGTTGTGTGGGTGCTTAATCCGTTCGATGAGATGTACAGCGCCATTGCCGAAACCGGGGGAGACGGCACAGCTCTTATTATAACTGCTGTTCTGATTACGGCCTTTAATGCACTTACGGTCATGCTAGCGCTTATGCTCTGGAACGGGGTGCTTGGTAAATATGGGGAACTCGGCAGAACTCTTAAGGAATTCCACCCGTGTTCCAAGTGGTTCTTCCTTGCCTCGATTTTCGGAGGCCCGATGGCAATTCTCGGTTCATTCATTGCTATGGGCTTTATAGGCGGAGCATTTGCAGCTGTTGCGGCTCTTCTTTACCCTGTGGTTGGCTCGGTGCTTGCTTACTACTGGTACGGAGAAAAGATCTCCAGGAGAGCGGCAATCGGTATAGGAGTCATCATTGTAGGAGGCGTCACGATCTTCGGAGGCGGGCTTCTGACTGAGCTTTCCTCAGGCAATGTCCAGTGGATCGGATACCTTGGGGGTTTGATGGCTGCTGCCGGCTGGGGCATTGAAGGTGCAATCGCAGGAAAAGGTCTCGACATTTCCGAGCCCGACGTTGGGCTGACTCTCAGGTTCCTGGGAGAAAACATTATCTGGTGGATCATTATCGTGCCAATCCTGGCAATATTTGGCTATCCGATGTATTCCTTTGCACTCCAGGCATTTGAACCCTTTACCATGCTGGTCCTGATTTTCGCAGGGATTACTTTTGGTTTCTGTTATGTCTGCTGGTACAAGTCCTTCCCGCTTATTGGGGTCGGAAGAGGTCAGGGTATTGGAAACCTCTACGGTCTGTTTGCTATTATCTTCATTTTCCTCTTCTTCGGAGATGTCCCGCAGTGGACCATCCTTGTCGGAGGTACCCTCTGTGTTATTGGCAGCTTCGTCATGTTTACGGAAGATACAAGCGCACTTGAAACCCTGAGAGGTGAGTGA
- a CDS encoding acetolactate synthase large subunit, with translation MTTGSTEKVNGAKALIKCLEKEGVDTLFGYPGGQIIPFYNELYDSDLRHILVRHEQASAHAADGYARATGKTGVCVSTSGPGATNLVTGIATAYMDSVPIVALTGQVPRSLIGNDAFQEADITGITQPITKHNYLVQDPQEIPRIVKEAFHIASTGRPGPVLIDLPKDVQNIEIDLQYPDKVELRGYKPTYKGNTQQIKRAAGEIANSCRPIIYAGGGVISSNASAELIELAETILAPVTTTLMGISSIPTEHPLYVGMLGMHGCKYANYAIQESDLIIAVGARFDDRVTGKVESFAPNARIIHIDVDPAEISKNVKVHIPIVGDAKQVLKSLIKYIKRCNSAEWIEKINHWKKEYPLGYSQMSPDVIMPQFVVKQISEACKDAIIVTEVGQHQMWAAQYFNYSTPRTFLTSGGLGTMGYGFPAAMGAKVGRPDKTVINISGDGSFQMNSQELATVVQNDIPVVTVILNNGYLGMVRQWQELFYDRRYSCTCIKGSVDFVKLAEAYGALGLRAEKPSEVRPAIEEAVRSGRPAIVDVIVECEANVYPMVPAGAAINEIIDQEEH, from the coding sequence ATGACAACCGGGTCAACAGAAAAAGTAAACGGCGCAAAGGCTCTTATAAAGTGCCTCGAAAAGGAAGGGGTTGACACTCTCTTCGGATACCCCGGAGGGCAGATCATTCCTTTCTATAACGAACTCTATGATTCAGATCTGCGCCACATACTCGTACGCCACGAACAGGCATCAGCTCACGCTGCGGACGGGTATGCCCGTGCTACTGGAAAGACCGGAGTCTGTGTTTCTACTTCAGGCCCCGGAGCAACTAACCTGGTAACAGGTATTGCTACCGCGTATATGGACTCAGTGCCAATTGTAGCCTTAACCGGCCAGGTGCCAAGATCCCTTATCGGAAACGATGCTTTCCAGGAAGCAGATATTACGGGCATTACTCAGCCAATCACCAAGCACAATTATCTCGTACAGGATCCACAGGAAATCCCGAGGATTGTGAAAGAAGCTTTCCACATAGCATCCACCGGAAGGCCTGGCCCGGTATTAATTGACCTTCCAAAGGATGTACAGAATATAGAGATTGACTTACAATATCCTGACAAGGTAGAGCTTAGAGGCTATAAGCCCACTTATAAGGGTAATACTCAGCAGATAAAACGAGCCGCCGGAGAAATTGCAAACTCCTGCAGGCCTATAATCTACGCAGGAGGGGGAGTAATAAGTTCGAACGCGAGTGCAGAACTTATTGAGCTGGCTGAGACCATCCTGGCTCCGGTTACTACCACTCTTATGGGTATCAGCTCTATCCCGACTGAACACCCTCTCTATGTCGGAATGCTGGGGATGCACGGGTGCAAATACGCAAACTATGCAATTCAGGAGTCCGATCTTATCATTGCTGTGGGAGCAAGGTTTGACGACCGCGTGACCGGTAAAGTCGAGTCTTTTGCCCCCAACGCCAGGATTATCCATATCGATGTTGATCCTGCCGAGATTTCCAAGAATGTAAAGGTTCATATCCCTATTGTCGGGGACGCAAAACAGGTACTCAAATCTCTTATTAAATATATCAAGCGCTGCAATTCCGCGGAATGGATTGAAAAGATAAACCATTGGAAGAAGGAATATCCTCTTGGCTACAGTCAGATGTCTCCTGATGTGATAATGCCTCAGTTTGTTGTCAAGCAGATATCCGAAGCCTGCAAGGACGCAATCATAGTTACGGAAGTTGGGCAGCACCAGATGTGGGCGGCTCAGTACTTCAACTACAGCACGCCTCGGACCTTCCTTACATCGGGTGGGCTTGGCACAATGGGATACGGGTTCCCCGCAGCTATGGGAGCCAAGGTCGGCAGACCGGATAAGACCGTTATCAATATCTCAGGCGACGGCTCTTTCCAGATGAACTCTCAGGAGCTTGCAACTGTGGTCCAGAACGATATCCCGGTTGTTACCGTGATCCTGAACAACGGTTATCTGGGCATGGTCAGGCAGTGGCAGGAACTCTTCTACGACCGGAGGTATTCCTGCACCTGTATCAAGGGCAGTGTTGACTTCGTAAAGCTTGCTGAAGCCTATGGAGCTCTCGGGCTGCGCGCAGAAAAGCCATCCGAAGTCAGGCCCGCAATCGAAGAGGCTGTCAGGTCCGGCAGGCCGGCTATTGTCGATGTGATTGTTGAATGTGAAGCAAATGTCTATCCAATGGTGCCGGCAGGAGCTGCAATTAACGAGATCATTGACCAGGAGGAACACTGA
- the ilvC gene encoding ketol-acid reductoisomerase, giving the protein MATIIYDDETTFDALKDKTIAVMGYGSQGHAHARNLHESGLNVVVGLRKSSSSWAKAESDGLKVMTVDDAAKAADVIMILLPDEKQAATYYSQIEPNLKAGNALVFAHGFNIHYNQIVPPKDVDVFMVAPKGPGHIVRRTYTEGIGVPGLIAVYQDATGKARELALSYAKGIGATRAGVYETTFREETETDLFGEQVDLCGGLSSLIKNAFEVLVEAGYQPEMAYFETCHEVKLIVDLIYEGGLERMWHSVSNTAEYGGMTVGPRIINEESREAMYVALERIQNGEFAKEFILEGMVNHPVLKAMERQEKEHPLEIVGKEIRANIPWLNKKIDDD; this is encoded by the coding sequence ATGGCAACGATAATTTATGATGACGAAACCACTTTTGATGCACTTAAAGATAAAACAATTGCAGTAATGGGCTACGGAAGCCAGGGTCACGCTCACGCAAGGAACCTGCATGAGTCCGGGCTCAATGTTGTAGTCGGGCTAAGGAAAAGCAGTTCCAGCTGGGCAAAAGCTGAGTCTGACGGTCTGAAGGTCATGACTGTTGACGACGCTGCAAAAGCTGCAGACGTTATCATGATCCTCCTTCCGGATGAAAAGCAGGCAGCTACTTACTATTCTCAGATTGAGCCAAACCTGAAAGCCGGCAATGCCCTTGTTTTTGCCCACGGGTTCAATATCCACTACAACCAGATAGTGCCTCCAAAAGATGTGGACGTCTTCATGGTCGCCCCTAAAGGTCCCGGGCACATTGTCAGGAGAACCTACACAGAAGGCATCGGAGTACCGGGCCTGATCGCAGTCTACCAGGATGCAACCGGAAAAGCAAGGGAGCTTGCTCTCTCCTATGCCAAGGGTATCGGTGCAACCAGGGCAGGAGTTTACGAGACAACTTTCCGTGAAGAAACCGAAACCGATCTTTTCGGAGAACAGGTTGACCTCTGCGGAGGGCTTTCCTCACTTATCAAGAATGCTTTTGAAGTACTTGTGGAAGCAGGGTACCAGCCTGAAATGGCATACTTCGAAACCTGCCACGAAGTCAAACTCATTGTGGACCTTATCTACGAAGGTGGGCTTGAGAGAATGTGGCACTCTGTCTCCAACACTGCCGAATACGGCGGCATGACTGTTGGTCCGAGAATTATCAATGAAGAATCCCGTGAAGCTATGTATGTGGCTCTTGAAAGGATCCAGAACGGAGAATTTGCAAAGGAATTCATCCTCGAAGGCATGGTCAACCACCCAGTGCTCAAAGCCATGGAACGCCAGGAAAAGGAACACCCGCTTGAGATTGTAGGCAAGGAAATCCGGGCAAACATCCCCTGGCTCAACAAGAAGATTGATGACGACTGA
- a CDS encoding prefoldin subunit beta, producing the protein MTSELPPQIQNQIAQLQQVQQQVQALTMQKSQIEAMQKESKMALDELGRLADDAVIYRNVGELVIKTSKEESVSKLKDREETLSLRLQSISRQEERLTTRFKQLQEQIQQALGPRAQ; encoded by the coding sequence ATGACTTCAGAATTACCTCCTCAAATCCAGAACCAGATAGCACAGCTTCAGCAGGTACAGCAGCAGGTTCAAGCTCTGACCATGCAGAAATCTCAGATTGAAGCTATGCAGAAAGAGTCCAAGATGGCTCTTGACGAATTAGGAAGACTGGCTGACGATGCGGTGATCTACCGTAATGTCGGAGAACTGGTAATAAAAACAAGCAAAGAGGAGTCCGTTTCAAAACTTAAAGATAGGGAAGAAACCCTCTCACTAAGGCTTCAGTCTATTTCCAGGCAGGAAGAAAGGCTCACTACCCGCTTCAAACAGCTTCAGGAGCAGATCCAGCAGGCGCTTGGGCCCAGAGCACAATAA
- a CDS encoding ACT domain-containing protein, producing the protein MEDKVIKQISLFAENKPGRLASVANKLKSAGINIRAFTIAESGDFGIIRMVVDRSDYAHSVLHDAGFTVSETSVLGIEMKDVPGSMSRIAEVFGEANINLDYAYAFVTREQKALLIVRVNELEKAVKTLEENNIKLIGMKELEKI; encoded by the coding sequence ATGGAAGACAAAGTTATAAAACAAATTTCCCTTTTTGCGGAAAACAAACCTGGAAGACTTGCAAGCGTTGCAAATAAACTGAAAAGCGCCGGCATAAATATAAGGGCGTTTACCATTGCCGAGTCCGGAGACTTCGGGATAATTCGCATGGTTGTGGACAGGTCAGACTATGCTCACAGTGTACTCCATGATGCCGGGTTCACGGTTTCAGAAACCAGTGTGCTGGGAATCGAAATGAAAGACGTCCCTGGCAGCATGTCCAGGATTGCGGAAGTATTCGGAGAAGCTAATATCAACCTTGATTACGCCTACGCTTTTGTTACCCGGGAACAAAAAGCCCTTCTTATAGTCCGGGTAAACGAACTAGAAAAAGCAGTAAAAACACTGGAAGAGAACAATATAAAGCTAATCGGCATGAAGGAACTTGAAAAGATCTGA
- a CDS encoding phenylacetate--CoA ligase family protein produces MPEYWDPKIETMPVDDLKKLQEEKLKKLVHYVYENSPFYRKRFDEHGVRPEDIRTLEDIRKLPFTFKQDLRDTYPTGMFCVPNSKLARFHASSGTTGKPTVVGYTHKDIGDWAESLARAFTSVGVGKEDILQVSYGYGLFTGGLGVHYGSEKVGATVLPTSSGNTERQLELMKDLGTTAIACTPSYFLHMIEVARKEGIDIRDDTKLRKGFFGAEPWSEELKKRIENESGIKAYDIYGTSELSGPLFTECEAQCGIHIWGDLFLVEILDPETGEPVPDGETGELVITTLAKEANPLIRYKIKDLTKKLSEPCKCGRTHPRITRISGRSDDMIIVRGINVFPGQVESVLMNIPEVGNHFMIIVDRIGPLDSMKVQIEMNESAFSDRMSDMMALKKKIAGALKSVLNLAVEVELVEHGFLPRSEGKSKKVIDKRKI; encoded by the coding sequence ATGCCAGAATACTGGGATCCTAAAATCGAGACAATGCCTGTAGATGACTTGAAAAAGTTACAGGAAGAAAAACTGAAAAAACTCGTACATTATGTGTATGAGAACTCTCCTTTTTACAGAAAAAGGTTTGATGAACACGGCGTTCGCCCGGAAGACATCCGGACTCTTGAAGATATCAGGAAGTTACCTTTTACTTTTAAGCAGGATCTCAGAGATACATACCCTACCGGAATGTTTTGCGTCCCTAACTCAAAGCTCGCCCGCTTCCATGCTTCTTCTGGCACCACGGGCAAACCGACGGTAGTCGGGTATACCCACAAGGACATTGGTGACTGGGCAGAGTCCCTGGCCAGGGCTTTTACATCTGTCGGGGTGGGAAAAGAGGATATCCTCCAGGTAAGCTACGGGTACGGACTTTTTACAGGCGGACTCGGAGTCCACTATGGCAGTGAAAAGGTAGGAGCAACTGTTCTCCCCACAAGTTCGGGAAACACCGAACGCCAGCTTGAACTCATGAAAGACCTTGGTACGACAGCCATAGCCTGCACTCCCTCTTACTTTTTACACATGATTGAAGTCGCAAGGAAAGAAGGCATCGATATCAGGGATGACACAAAATTAAGGAAGGGATTTTTCGGGGCTGAGCCCTGGTCTGAAGAACTCAAGAAACGGATAGAAAACGAGTCCGGGATTAAAGCCTATGATATCTATGGGACTTCGGAGCTCAGCGGTCCCCTCTTTACAGAATGTGAGGCTCAGTGCGGCATCCATATCTGGGGTGACCTCTTCCTGGTAGAGATTCTGGACCCCGAAACCGGAGAACCTGTGCCTGATGGAGAAACAGGGGAACTCGTAATCACCACCCTTGCAAAAGAAGCAAATCCCCTTATCCGCTACAAGATCAAGGACCTTACCAAAAAACTTTCGGAGCCCTGCAAATGCGGCAGGACCCATCCAAGGATCACACGCATCAGCGGGCGCTCGGATGATATGATAATCGTGCGCGGTATAAATGTCTTCCCCGGACAGGTCGAGTCGGTTTTGATGAATATCCCTGAAGTTGGAAACCATTTCATGATAATCGTGGACAGGATAGGACCCCTCGACTCAATGAAGGTCCAGATTGAAATGAATGAATCTGCCTTCAGCGACCGGATGTCAGACATGATGGCCCTCAAAAAGAAAATCGCAGGCGCTTTAAAGAGCGTACTGAACCTTGCAGTAGAGGTAGAGCTTGTGGAACACGGCTTTCTGCCGCGTTCGGAAGGGAAATCAAAGAAAGTCATCGATAAAAGAAAGATCTGA
- a CDS encoding (R)-citramalate synthase, translating to MVLFENIRFLDTTLRDGEQTPGVALTREKKLLIARALDEMKVSVIEAGSAITSEGEREAIKAVANEGLNAEICSYCRIVKMDVDHALECDVDSIHLVAPVSDLHIRTKLKKDRDAVRQIAVEVTEYAKDHGLIVELSGEDASRADLEFLKAIYADGIDAGADRLCFCDTVGLLVPEKTTEIFRDLTSSLKAPISIHCHNDFGLATANTIAALAAGAKQAHVTVNGLGERAGNAALEEVVMNLEWLYKYDTGIKHEQIYRISRLVSRLTGIPVSPNKALVGGNAFTHEAGIHVHGLLADKATYEPMSPEYIGRQRQIVLGKHAGRSSITLALKETGLEADEAQTEEIFNRVKQMGDQGKHITDADLQTIAETVLDIYKEPLVKLEEFTIVSGNRVTPTASIKLNVKDKTIVQAGIGNGPVDAVINAIRRAVSSCAEDIILEEYHVDSITGGTDALVEVRVKLSKDGKVITASGARTDIIMASVEAVMNGMNRLIRVE from the coding sequence ATTGTATTATTCGAAAATATTCGTTTTCTTGATACTACTTTGAGAGATGGTGAACAAACACCTGGTGTAGCCCTTACCAGAGAGAAGAAACTCTTAATTGCCCGGGCCCTTGATGAGATGAAAGTCTCTGTAATCGAGGCAGGCTCTGCAATTACTTCCGAAGGTGAAAGGGAAGCCATCAAGGCTGTAGCGAACGAGGGGCTTAATGCCGAAATCTGCAGCTACTGCAGAATTGTAAAAATGGATGTTGACCATGCTCTTGAATGCGATGTAGACTCAATTCACCTTGTAGCTCCGGTTTCGGACCTGCACATCAGGACGAAACTCAAAAAGGACCGGGATGCCGTAAGGCAGATCGCAGTAGAGGTCACTGAATATGCTAAAGACCACGGCCTTATTGTGGAACTGAGCGGAGAAGATGCCTCGCGTGCAGATCTTGAGTTCTTAAAAGCCATTTATGCCGATGGAATAGATGCCGGAGCTGACAGGTTATGCTTCTGCGATACTGTAGGGCTACTGGTGCCTGAAAAGACCACCGAGATTTTCCGGGACCTTACTTCCTCTCTGAAAGCCCCGATAAGCATTCATTGCCACAATGACTTCGGTTTAGCAACTGCAAACACGATTGCTGCGCTTGCGGCAGGAGCGAAGCAGGCACATGTGACAGTTAATGGTTTGGGAGAAAGAGCTGGAAATGCTGCTCTTGAAGAAGTTGTAATGAACCTGGAATGGCTCTATAAATATGATACCGGTATCAAGCATGAGCAGATATACCGAATTTCGAGGCTTGTAAGCCGGCTTACCGGAATTCCTGTGTCCCCTAACAAAGCTCTTGTAGGGGGAAATGCATTCACTCACGAAGCAGGAATTCATGTGCACGGGCTTCTGGCTGACAAGGCAACCTATGAGCCTATGAGTCCCGAATATATCGGACGGCAGCGCCAGATCGTACTTGGCAAACATGCAGGACGGAGTTCTATTACTCTTGCCTTAAAGGAAACGGGGCTTGAGGCTGATGAGGCTCAGACTGAAGAAATCTTCAACAGAGTAAAGCAGATGGGCGATCAGGGCAAACATATAACCGATGCTGACCTGCAGACCATTGCAGAAACCGTGCTTGATATTTACAAGGAACCTTTGGTGAAATTGGAAGAGTTCACCATTGTGTCCGGAAACCGGGTAACTCCAACCGCTTCCATAAAGCTCAATGTGAAAGACAAAACGATCGTACAGGCTGGAATTGGAAACGGACCTGTGGATGCTGTGATCAATGCTATCCGAAGAGCTGTAAGTTCCTGTGCCGAAGACATTATACTTGAAGAGTATCATGTAGACTCAATTACCGGTGGAACTGACGCCCTGGTAGAGGTAAGGGTAAAACTCTCCAAGGACGGAAAGGTAATTACCGCAAGCGGAGCAAGAACGGACATTATCATGGCCTCTGTAGAAGCCGTAATGAACGGGATGAACCGCCTTATCCGGGTAGAGTAA
- a CDS encoding M42 family metallopeptidase, with protein sequence MEDNFEKGGNLEEIKSLLEKFTNAHGISGFEEDVRKLLEKELEPYVDSMRKDVMGNLIAVKEGTGPSVMLAAHMDEIGLMVRYIDENGFLRFVGIGGWFDQTLLNQRVIVHGKKGSIYGVIGSKPPHVMKDEDRKKPVKLEDMFIDVGAKDMEDAGNLGLEIGTPVSIDQEFAPLANGKVTSKAFDNRAGVVILLEVMKQLHERKIDANVYAVGTVQEEVGLKGAKTSAFGLCPDIALALDTTIPGDHPGISKTDSAMELGKGPVITVADASGRGLIAHPQVLRWLRETAAENEIPYQLGVGSGGTTDATSIHLTKEGIPTGTVSIATRYIHSPVEVLDMADIEACVSLIVKSIENVKKYF encoded by the coding sequence ATGGAAGATAATTTTGAAAAAGGTGGAAACCTCGAAGAAATCAAATCTCTTCTCGAAAAGTTTACAAACGCCCATGGAATTTCCGGCTTTGAAGAAGACGTCCGGAAACTGCTTGAAAAAGAGCTCGAACCCTATGTTGACAGTATGCGGAAAGATGTCATGGGGAACCTGATTGCCGTTAAAGAGGGAACCGGGCCTTCTGTAATGCTGGCTGCGCATATGGACGAAATAGGGTTGATGGTCAGATATATAGATGAGAACGGATTCCTGCGTTTTGTCGGGATAGGGGGATGGTTTGACCAGACTCTCCTGAACCAGAGAGTTATTGTACACGGCAAAAAAGGCTCTATTTACGGAGTTATAGGTTCCAAACCTCCTCACGTGATGAAGGATGAGGACCGAAAAAAGCCCGTGAAACTTGAGGACATGTTTATTGATGTAGGGGCAAAAGACATGGAGGATGCCGGGAATCTGGGACTCGAGATAGGCACCCCGGTTTCAATTGACCAGGAATTCGCACCCCTGGCAAACGGGAAGGTTACCTCCAAGGCTTTTGATAACCGCGCAGGAGTTGTAATTCTCCTTGAGGTCATGAAACAGCTCCACGAACGTAAAATTGACGCAAATGTCTATGCCGTGGGCACGGTTCAGGAAGAAGTAGGGCTCAAAGGAGCAAAAACCTCTGCTTTCGGGCTCTGTCCGGATATCGCCCTTGCCCTTGACACCACTATCCCGGGAGACCATCCGGGTATCAGCAAGACCGATTCCGCCATGGAACTGGGAAAAGGACCCGTAATAACTGTAGCAGACGCGTCGGGAAGGGGTCTTATAGCTCATCCTCAGGTTCTCAGGTGGCTCCGGGAAACAGCGGCTGAAAACGAAATCCCCTATCAACTGGGCGTAGGCTCTGGCGGCACCACCGATGCAACGTCAATACACCTCACAAAGGAAGGTATTCCTACGGGTACGGTTAGCATAGCCACACGCTATATTCACTCTCCAGTGGAAGTTCTGGATATGGCAGATATAGAAGCTTGCGTTTCCCTCATTGTAAAATCAATAGAAAATGTCAAAAAATATTTTTAA
- the ilvN gene encoding acetolactate synthase small subunit: protein MKHTLAILVENKAGVLSRVAALFSRRGYNIDSLAVGVTEDPDISRITIVVHGDDHVVEQVTKQLNKLIDVIKVSDIGGDEAVERELALIKVSADVDTRAEIIQIANIFRGRIVDVAPKSMTVEITGDEGKIQAIEKLLRQFGIKELVRTGKIAIVRGSKKV, encoded by the coding sequence ATGAAACACACGCTTGCGATCCTTGTGGAAAATAAGGCCGGTGTGCTCTCCAGAGTTGCTGCGCTGTTCTCAAGGCGCGGATATAATATTGACAGCCTGGCTGTGGGAGTTACTGAGGACCCTGATATTTCGAGGATAACCATTGTGGTTCATGGGGATGACCATGTGGTCGAACAGGTAACAAAACAGCTCAACAAGCTCATAGATGTTATCAAGGTCTCGGATATCGGAGGTGACGAAGCGGTTGAGCGGGAGCTTGCTCTTATTAAGGTCTCAGCTGATGTGGATACAAGGGCAGAGATCATCCAGATCGCAAATATCTTCAGAGGCAGGATAGTGGATGTTGCCCCGAAGTCCATGACTGTTGAGATAACAGGGGACGAAGGCAAGATCCAGGCAATCGAAAAACTTCTCCGCCAGTTCGGGATCAAGGAACTGGTCAGGACAGGCAAGATTGCAATTGTGCGTGGGTCAAAGAAGGTTTAA
- a CDS encoding DUF5591 domain-containing protein: protein MKPIIPEDERSEEPLDTERIIYHPDMIKANDWVLNEYEAPFREICIFVPCAKRKPYHESPSHKKFDRIIFGIVKPEDVHIVTFGTCGIAPRELDTQYPFMNYTFMMGKCNVTKIKRDFIKIESERIAAYLEKTRANYRHRIAYCIGDFRTAMEKALEMVDIQVDIIPKESTIQRMIQPDKAFIYNSLSSKEYLQDFSDAITTALKLPAREVGLREDLSVDDTDWYVL, encoded by the coding sequence ATGAAACCTATTATCCCTGAAGATGAACGTTCCGAAGAACCTCTTGATACTGAGAGAATAATTTACCATCCTGACATGATAAAAGCCAATGACTGGGTTCTCAATGAGTATGAAGCTCCTTTCAGGGAAATCTGTATTTTTGTTCCCTGCGCCAAGAGAAAGCCTTACCATGAAAGCCCATCCCATAAAAAATTTGACCGGATAATTTTTGGGATTGTAAAGCCCGAGGATGTACATATAGTGACCTTCGGGACCTGCGGAATTGCCCCAAGGGAACTTGATACTCAGTACCCTTTCATGAACTACACTTTCATGATGGGCAAATGCAATGTGACAAAGATCAAGAGAGACTTCATAAAAATAGAAAGTGAAAGGATTGCCGCTTACCTTGAAAAGACGAGGGCAAACTACAGGCACAGAATAGCATACTGTATCGGAGATTTTCGGACTGCAATGGAAAAAGCCCTGGAAATGGTTGACATACAAGTGGATATTATCCCGAAGGAATCTACAATTCAGAGGATGATCCAGCCCGATAAAGCCTTCATTTACAATAGTCTCTCATCTAAAGAGTACCTGCAGGACTTTTCCGACGCAATAACGACGGCCTTAAAACTCCCCGCAAGGGAAGTTGGCCTCCGGGAAGACCTTTCGGTTGACGATACCGACTGGTACGTCCTTTAA